The sequence below is a genomic window from Dermacentor albipictus isolate Rhodes 1998 colony chromosome 2, USDA_Dalb.pri_finalv2, whole genome shotgun sequence.
GAGATTATCATGCACGAAGCTGTATTCCCAATAACCTCTTACACTAACATTGTTCGTAGAGAAAATTGTGGTCATTACTGATGTTGCATATAGCATCAGCGAAGACTGCATGATaaccaatggcaaagagcacttacgaacgagaagCTTTGGGAATATGGACCCTCATTATAAAACTCGCAGGCACAGAGCCGGGCCGGTATTCACAGAAGTCTACTTACGTTTCTCCCTCGCTTTGTCACCACTGCGGCGATCGTCTCTTTAACTCGCTAAGTGCTGTCTTTAGGGGTCAATGCCCGAACGTGGACCAGTGACCAAGTACCCTTATCCTTAAGAGAAGTTATGTGAACGCGGTCCCCGGTGCCGTTCACTCGCAGTTAAATAGCAAGGTTTGAATTAGGAACCCTTTTTCCTGCAGAAGATTCAGTACTTCTGCGCACAACAAAGGCAATCGTCGTGCAAAGACGACGTCCTAGCTAGCGCTATACACTCGAAGGCTCAAGCTATAATGCCGGCCTATAGTCGAACACAagtcaagtctgcagtgaagcaccGCCCACGCCCTCGTagccgccagccactgttcctctgcgaggcggcaaatagttcgtacttcgaACTTTCCCTATtgcctaaataaggcggtaaccacaaaaataaaattataagcgcgtaattttgtacgttttcactcgtGTATTATAGTGGAATTGTGAAAGCCTAATTATTTActcaactgaaataaaatgcttgcttcgctgcaactatttgttgtaaagtttcacttcagttggccgTGAAGTTTAATGAGTAAAGCGGGGTCAGCAGCGAAATGAACCGTACCTCGGACTcatgaagagtgaaatgctcagactccattcactttgtccatgtctgttgcacacctcatcgttTCCGCCCATGAGAAGACTCTTCAaaaaacagcagacgctccggtggtatgaagtacgacgccattttgaaatggtcgcatgacgacgattttgtttgcttctgtgattggctcgcgGAGTAACAACCTCGCGTGGTCCGTGTGCCTTGATTGCTAACTGCTGTTTTTTAAAGCTGTATCCTACTATACAAGTTAACCCAGCAACATGCTTGTTTACGCATATTCACGCACTGCAGAAATGAATACACTGATACGCGAATAGCTGTGGAGGTCGTCGTGGAGGCAGACTGAAGATGTACCACTACTCGCGTTTCTTTTACGTTCCAAAGCCTCAACAATGCATAAATCTCGCGTCCGAACACAAACGTACCGGCCTTTGTCCGCCACGAGCTACAAGCCTGGGTGACCAAACCGACCCCATGACGTTTAGGAGTGACAATATGTGCACAGGTAATTCTCATCATGTAAACCTCAAAAGAACTTATTTTTGACATATTTGGTATTTGATGAGAAAATGTTTGCCGCCACGAAGACAAATCCAAAGGCAAGGAtcatgaacaaaaagaaacatatcGTGCCTCTAGTGATCACTCACGCCCCTGGCTCTTTGTGCACGTCTGTTTAGCAGCAAGTGTTGGCCCTTCCTTTATGTGGACCCCATCGCGTTTCAATGCAGTTGCACTAGCCTGTAATGCACATGGCGAACGTAATTGCTGTACACCTGCCATGATTCACCGAAgaaaacaacgctaaaaacacggatgagaaagaaagaagataggacGAGTGATTTCGCGTTCATGAttttagcgctgttttctttGATGGATTCGCACCTACGAGCTCGCGTTCAAACTCCTTTAAGTGCCATAACAACCTAATTGTTATGATAATCACCTTGTTAATTGTCATAAGACAAGACAAGTTCATAGACCTGCACTTAGCGACTCAAAAGCTATACGCTCACAGTAGAGATGCCCTGCGACATTCTTCGTAGAAGCAGCCGTCTCTTTGCCGCTTCGATGTCTCGTCTCCTCACGCCCCTGCGCGGGGGGTCGTAGACACATCGCACTCAACGCGCGTACAGCACTAAGGCCTCTGCTGCTGCCTGCGCCCGGGAGTGTGCCGGTGAATGTGCTCGGCTCTGACATTTGCCGAAACCTGCCAGTAGTGGCGCCGATATTGAACAACTCAGCCAGAAGTAAATGTGTTCCCGAACGCTTACAAAAGCAAAGTAGAAGGAACAGGGCAAACACGTAAGTTGCCGGACTGTTTACATTATGGTGTACATTTACATTATGGTTTACATTACGCCTTTGCATACGTGAAAACCGAACATTCGACGCTCGGCTTGATTAAAACGTCCCCGTTGAATACGTGGTCCGATCGCCCGAGTATGGGATAGTTGTAGGGCTGTAGCAATGTCTTTAAGAACTCGGATACTGCATTTATAACGGATGTATTGCGTGGCAGCATGCCAGGCGAAAAATCGACTGGACAATATTTGTGATAGCGCCTAAATCTATATACGTGTTTAGCAACCGTGCACGGTCTGCACGAGGCGTGACGCTGCACAGCTTGCGAGAGCAATCTTTGTGTCTGATGCAGCCCGGCCCGTCCGCCTCCAAACGAGAGGGCACGCTGAGAAAGAGGAAGAATGGGACGACATCTTCGGCCGTACCCGTTGACCCCGGACACAAAAAGGTGGCTGTCCTCGAGGTGACCAGAACGAACAGCTCCCGGCCCGTGCTACAACCCGTCGGCCACAGCGAGGTCAAGACGAAGAAGGAACACGAGAGCAGACCGTCTCCTTCCTCGCCTGCTAGCTCAGCAGGTGCTCCAATAGGGTTCATCTCGAACATCCATCTGATGCTCGAGAGCAATATGAAACAGTTCACAAAGTATAAAACTTCAAGGGCTCTAAAGAACACTTGTTTACGACTATCAGGGCGCTGAAGAGACACTACATTTCTTGGGGCAGTTCATCGGGGGAGAGCAGGAGGCTTTACTGaattcaataatttttttacGCGTgcaatgtgaagacgtgggatcattccccatctgcggcaagttgttttttcgtccactttcattgccattaattcatcatttctttaattcaattattaagtacaagtaattcccgttatgttgtccttggcgtctttgtttgctggcttctcatgatatgatgcacaaaagtcgggcccctcggttaaccccttttcatATCGTTCATAACACGACCTAAGATGTTTCGTGCTGTTGAATTATGTTGCTCCTATTTTCGGACGTCACAGGTATACACCGCATCCCGATTCCACTTTCTGAGACAGACGCGGCAAGGCAGCTTCGCTTTCTGGCACGCACACTAGCATTAGCCGAGTGCAATACCGCACATATAAAGAGCACCAAACTGCACAGACTACAAGTCGGGCCTCTGCCCGCATTGCACCGACATGAGGCATCTTTTCCGTGTCGGTTGTGGTTGGCAGTTACTTCCACGAGAGCTTACTCAGCACTAATAGGAATGActgacagtcctgcatgtgatgtgtTCGGCTGCGAGCAGAACATAGACCACCTATTGTGGCGCAGCTCCTGAGCTTCCGTCTCCATCAAAACCGGTGCTACGCGTACGGTCGGCGGCACAGTCCGCCGAACAGCAGCTGCAAGGCgagggcgcgctggcggcggtcGGCCTGCCGAATTCTTCAGTGGCGTCCAGCCGGAGGTCGCCGAACGTCGCTAAGGTCTCGTCGGCAGCCGGTGGAGTGGCGACAGCTGGCACCAACAAGACGGACCCGACATCCTCGTCCACGGAGACCGGGATAGCGGCTGCCTGCTACGGCCTCTTCCTGCGTCACGGCCTGCTGCTTCTGGTGCTGGCCATCGTGTGCGGCATCTCGTGCCTCCTGGGGGCGCTGCTGCCCATCTTCTGCAGGCGTCGACGAGCACAGGTGCGCCTACACAGCGCCCACCGCGCAGCTTGTCGTAAAGGTGTGCTGTCGCGCTCAATGCGAGTTCCAACACCGGCATACGCCCGTCGATTGtctcaataataaaaaaaatggcaagcGCCATTTTTGTTGTAAGCTGGGTACTCTACCAGTAATCAGAACGGTGATGAGCAATATTTTTGTGTAGGTGCTGCCATGCTGCCATGCGGGCACTGCTTCTTCGGGCAGCATTGCAGTgcctacacacacgcacacaataaGAAAGTAAAAAAGCGGATTCTCGTCTTGCAACTCACATTGAGCGCGATAACACCTACACTAAAACCTTCGTTAATGTATTTGCGAGAGCTGCAAGGGTGGAAGCTCAAACAGCGTACGTATGATAGAGCGGTGCACGAAATTGTTATCATGGAACGTCCCTGTGACCTTCTTCCTTGAGGCTACTTTCTACTCAGAAAGAGATAACAATGTTCATGGTAACTTTACCTTCAAACATATATATTTCCCGCTTTCAACACTTTGCGAAAGGTCAATTGCCTAGAATATAAAAAATCAGTTTAATCAGTTAGTTTATTGAGTTAGTAATGGTTAGTGAGACTGTATCATTAATACACTAGACAAGCGTAGTTCGTGTTTTATACAAGAAATTGAGGGAAATGAGGCTCGCTCAATTATTTCATATAGCAGTCGTAACGGGTTGATGTAGGGACGCAGCGGCACGATAATTGTTAGAGGCCTTTCGTATTAAGGAAGCGAGTTCTGCCGTGTATCCGCTACTCGTCAGTTGCCCTCCTTCCTTCGGAGAGAGCCTGATGAGGGTTCTGTGATGCCCGTTCGAAGTTTTTAGCATGCTGCGCAGCGCACACATCTATACATACGTTGGATGTCCTAGTAAACAGAATAAACAATCGAAAGTTAGCGAC
It includes:
- the LOC135898537 gene encoding uncharacterized protein, whose amino-acid sequence is MAALLLLFPSLLLAAPAAGQLRRMEVIPDPPPFVPEAPPMLLSMVDMMERVMNELVPQPIVPMVAGPVPGPVVPGPMIPGPVVDGAEAASNESRNESADSPRVDVAIDIKLVPLGAPGSSMGGIILPLPRFVEEPGPSASKREGTLRKRKNGTTSSAVPVDPGHKKVAVLEVTRTNSSRPVLQPVGHSEVKTKKEHESRPSPSSPASSAAPELPSPSKPVLRVRSAAQSAEQQLQGEGALAAVGLPNSSVASSRRSPNVAKVSSAAGGVATAGTNKTDPTSSSTETGIAAACYGLFLRHGLLLLVLAIVCGISCLLGALLPIFCRRRRAQVSQYPPKRRFVPARIFADPQMMRMFRRREHMVA